A window of the Phaseolus vulgaris cultivar G19833 chromosome 5, P. vulgaris v2.0, whole genome shotgun sequence genome harbors these coding sequences:
- the LOC137834307 gene encoding uncharacterized protein has translation MVEQQAPPPRRTLGDYVMYQGPRHFSSIAIPTTAKALEINPDFLTLISAYQFTAMEHEDPYSHLDTFYELVGTMGFQSGDLENVYMRLFPFSLAGKAKEWLKSLPNQSLTSWKNVEEKFLQRFFPISRYIKAKSEISMFRQGANEVFCDTWERFKMILRKCPNHGFEDIAQLSIFLNGLRSDIKMLLDAAAGGTMMALDVEQATIIIDALASTDYKAQHDGQDLHNKGLLEDALLAKNKILTQQIEQLTAQMAKLPQQLYVVHSSQSQSQSIRCDFCGDVHPNGHCFYQNNLPKVEDPSMLERMNKVEDALTKIVSAQDNIVKAQDNSMAMIRSIKIQMGQLTKQIAQIPEEQNGQFSVNSQTNSKEHCDNVVAEKEEKDDTKGKRDEKERSEEEKIKRKSENKERGVLEKDLSYPHSPSKKDKERKFFDKLLPKNYFAGNLKQDSTFERFRKNRSYIEERNIELEDGYNVIIQKGLPKKFKDPGSFNLPVSIGALLVANALLDLGASVNIIPLAMLKKIGDLEIKPTKMTLKLADQVTKYPYGVVEDVLVKVDKFTFPVDFVVIDMKEDEEVPLILGRPFMKTARIIVDVDKGELQVRTQDEEDDLVEQSSQGSFAMQGLEDILVIVISRPKHPGRVRGTGRGMGIRQFFSTLA, from the coding sequence ATGGTAGAACAACAAGCaccacctcctaggaggacacttggagattatgtcatgtaccaaggaccaagacatttttctagtattgcaatacctACTACTGCCAAGGCCTTGGAAATAAATCCCgattttctcactctcatcagTGCCTATCAATTTACAGCAATGGAACATGAGGATCCATATTCacatttggatacattttatgaattggtagGAACAATGGGTTTTCAATCAGGTgatcttgaaaatgtttatatgcgcttgtttcctttttcattggcaGGAAAGGCTAAGGAATGGCTCAAATCACTTCCAAATCAGAGCCTCACTAGCTGGAAGAATGTAGAGGAAAAAtttttgcaaagattttttccaatttctcgctacatcaaagcaaagtctgaaatctctatgttcagacaaggagcaAATGAAGTCTTCTGTGATACATGGGAAAGATTtaagatgatattgagaaaatgcccaaatcatgggtttgaagatattgctcaactgagcatattcTTGAATGGTCTCAGATCTGACAtaaagatgctcctagatgctgcagctggtggcacaatgatggcccttgatgtagaacaagcgACAATAATTATTGATGCATTGGCATCAACTGATTATAAAGCCCAACATGATGGACAAGATCTTCATAATAAAGGGTTGTTAGAAGATGCACTCTTGGCTAAAAATAAGATTCTGACACAGCAGATTGAGCAACTAACtgcacaaatggctaaattgccccaacaattatatgttgttcattCATCTCAAAGCCAAAGTCAGTCAAtcaggtgtgatttttgtggagatgttcatcctaatggtcactgTTTTTATCAGAACAATTTACCTAAAGTTGAGGATCCATCCATGCTTGAAAGAATGAATAAAGTTGAAGACGCTCTGACAAAGATTGTGAGCGCGCAGGACAATATTGTGAAAGCGCAGGACAATAGCATGGCCATGATTAGGAGCATAAAGATCCAGATGGGACAACTGACCAAACAAATTGCACAAATTCCAGAGGAACAAAATGGCCAGTTTTCAGTCAATAGCCAAACCAATTCAAAAGAGCATTGCGATAATGTAGtggctgaaaaagaagaaaaagatgacacaaaggggaagagagatgagaaagagagaagtgaggaggaaaaaataaagaggaaaagtgaaaataaggagagaggagttcttgaaaaagatttatcatatcctcattCTCCTTCAAAAAAAGATaaggaaagaaaattctttgataaattgctccctaaaaattattttgcaggaaatttgaagcaagattcaacatttgaaagatttcgaaagaataggagctatattgaagaaagaaatatagaGCTGGAGGATGGATACAATGTCATTATTCAAAAAGGCTTGCCTAAAAAATTCAAGGACCCAGGGAGTTTTAACCTTCCCGTGTCTATAGGTGCTTTATTAGTAGCCAATGCTTTATTGGATTTGGGAGCAAGCGTAAATATAATTCCTTTGGCAATGCTGAAGAAAATAGGGGATTTGGAGATTAAACCCACCAAGATGACTTTAAAGTTAGCTGATCAAGTAACCAAGTATCcatatggtgtggttgaagatgttctcGTCAAGGTGGATAAATTCACATTCCCTGTGGATTTTGTTGTGATTgacatgaaagaagatgaggaggTTCCCTTGATACTTGGAAGACCCTTTATGAAGACTGCTAGAATCATAGTTGATGTCGACAAAGGAGAACTTCAAGTTAGAACTCAAGATGAGGAG